The window GATAGATTGAGCCGTCCTGGCCCGCAGGGCACTCCCTGCGGGACCTCTGGGTCCGGAGGCAGCTGGCTAGCGCGGGGGGATCCCTGGGCAGGGCTCACAGGAGGCTCCGGTTGATGCAGAGCGAACTCTGACCCGTGCCTGCCTTGGGTCAACACTCAGAGTAAAcagctccctggcagctgggaggggagtgggctgggTTGCCTCCCCGGGGTGGGTGGGCAAGGCCCTGACAGGCCGGCTCTGAGCTTGGGCATCAGctctgttggggggggagggggagcagggctgtcCCCAGTGACCCGGCTCCCCCATGGGATTCACCCCCACCTCACGGGCTTCCTGGTATTCGGCCCCAGCCCCTGGTGCAGCTGCCCCATAGTGCGGATGGGCTAAGGGGCCGGGCACTCAGCTTGTCTGGATCCTGGGGTAGGGGTAGGAAAGGCCTGGGGATGCAGCCATGGCAGGGGGGACGCGGGGCCAGCCCTGCCATGCTGGGGAGCCCTGTGGCTGTCACCCTGGTAGTGGAACTTTGGGGCAGCAGCTGCCCCGTCACCCAGTGCCTTCGCGGTGCGATTGGAGCCCCGAAGCGCCACTGGCTGGctgcagtagtaggctgttacccTGGTATGTCAGCCAGCCTGTGTCACTGTGCTTGGGCATCAGTAGATCCCGgattggggcctctgggtgcgACCATAAAACAGTCACTGGGCCTGGGCGAGACCCTCCACCGCTTGGGGTCATGTgcagcctgcagccccccgcAGGGCCCTGGCTTTGCCTCTGGATTAGCGGCGGGTGCGGTGCTGCCCCCCAcaatggagcctttcactgccccctgcagccgcCTGATTGCCCGGCTTAGAACTCACCGGGGCGTAAAATCTCATTACCCAGCTCCCCGCGCCGGAGCTGTTCCCGGAGCCGGCCTCACGCAGAGCCCAGGCGCATGGGCTAGGGCGGGGATGAAGCCTGGGACCTGCCGGACGGACGGAGCCAGGGGCTGCACAGGGCAAGGCTGGGCTGGGacgcaggactcctgggttctctccccagctctgggaggggagtgggatctagtggttagagtgggggtggggggtgggagccaggactcctgggttctatccccagctctgacactgacccctGTGGGATGCCTTTGCctgtccgtgcctcagtttcccatgggGGAGACCCCGACACACACGTGGGGGTAACATCATCTCCTCTGTGCCCTGCATCCAGGCTACGGCTACACCACACCGCTCTCGGACTCCGGCAAGGCCTTCTGCATCTTCTATGCCCTGCTGGGGGTGCCCTTCACCATGCTGGTGCTGACGGCCACGGTGCAGCGCCTGGCCCGGCTCTTCGTCCACCGGCCCCTCGAGTACCTGCAGCTGCGGTCGGGCTACAGCCCCCGGGCGCTGGCCCGGGCccacttcctgctgctgctgctggccgtgCTGGCCGCCTTCTTTCTGCTGCCGGCCGCCATCTTCAGCGCCCTGGAGGAGACCTGGAGCTACCTGGACGCCTTCTACTTCTGCTTCATCTCGCTGTGCACCGTCGGCCTGGGCGACTACGTGCCGGGCGAGCAGCCCGGCCAGAAGCTGCGGGCGTTCTACAAGGTCTCGGTCACTGGTGAGCAGCGGGCGGGGGGGGCCTGGGGGGGCAGCTCCGTTGGGGGGGTGTCTCATGGGTGCGCTCCGAGCAAGGTCAGACAGGGCCCTCCTCCTGGTGCGTCTCCCCTCGGGGCGCCGGCACCAGGGCAAGGAGCCTGCTCGGCTCCGGCACCTCCCGGGTCCGACCTGGAAGCATTCAGCCCCCTGGTCCCCTGGAGGGACGCCTGGGGGAGCCTCACACGCCCGcaaagggccctgccccccactccccagtcAGCCGTGACTCAGCCAGCGTGGAAAACAGGTTTATTAGTCACCGGGAACACAGGGTAGGACAGAGCTCACAGGaagcaggaagttacagcaaAGGCCATGGGCTTTCCACCACTCCCCCCACCGGCCCGTCCCAACCAGGAGACtgaccagcccagcccagcccagcccctgacacacctgctgcccctcctcctcctgggcaaACAAGTCACTGCCCCCCACCTCTCGCGGCAGCCACCTGGCTCCTGAGTCCTGCCAGACACCTGCCACCCTGGGTCCCTGCAAAAATCACACCCCCTTGTCCCACCACTGAGGTCATTGTGTCAGACacagaggaaactgaagcacgcAGTGCTCATGCAAACCGTTACGGGAAACCCCGCCTCCCTCACTTTGTCACAGGTGTCTAGGGGGCAGGtacctgggggggggcagagggggccccAGTAGCCCCACTGGCCACAGTCTGGGGAGACTTGGGTGCAGCATCGGTGTGTCTATTAGAGTCATTTCAAGCCAGCTGGGCTGGTGCCCCGTGGGGACGGCTACATCCTGAACATTACCTAGGGTACACTGCTGTTTGGTGGGTTAGAGCaaggcggctgggagccaggactcctgggttctctccccggctctgggaggggagtggggactagtggttagagcagggcggctgggagccaggactcctgggttctctccctggctgtgggaggggagtggggactagtggttagagcaggggggctgggagccaggatgcctgggttctattccctacttgctgtggggtggggcctggcCCTGCCGGGTGGCGTTTGCCAGGCACAGCTGGGGCGCAATGCCGCTATAGCTCCAGGGGCTGACCCCCAGGTCCCCGCGGTGGCTGACGCCCCCTCGCTCTCGCCCAGTGTACCTGCTGCTGGGGCTGATGGCCGTGCTGCTGGTTCTACAGACCTTCCACAAGGCGGCCGACCTGCACGGCCTCACCGACCTCTTCCTGCTGCCGGCCGCTCGCCGCGGCGACCAGGAGCCCATCCTGCAGCCCGAGGGGCCGCCGGAGGAGCCGGCCCAGGGCGAGAAGCCGCCACCTGCCAGCGCCCAGCTCAACACGGGCAGCCGAGCCAACTACGCCTCCATCAGCCGATAGCGTCAGCCCTGCCCGCggagggggctgcagagggggcTGCGTTCCCGGGGCAGCTCCCCGCGGGGACCGTGCCGGCGGCTGACGCGGCTCCTGTCCGCACGTTGCGGGGGGAGCTCGCGCAGGGTTTTAATAAGCGCGCCCCCGTTTTCAGGGGCCGTTCGCCAGGTTTTATCGCGGGGCAGGTGGCCGGGACCTGCCCTGTTTCCCAGACTCACCCCCGCCATGCTGGGGACCCTGGGCCATGGAGCCGGCTGTGGGGGcccagcctgggccagcccccccgGCGCCGCGGGCTCTGGCTGACCAAGGGGGTGAAGGTGACAGGTTGTGtgtggggctgagctggggcctGGCCAGGCCTAGTTTGAGTTTTATATGTGGGGGGGTGATTCCATGCATGCCTGAGGCTTGGGGGCaatgcccctcctgccccccaaaactctacccctccacccccaccagctcGGAGCCCCCCTGCAAGGGGCAGCATGTCATGGGGCACCCGCAAGGGAGGGAAaagcccctttccctggggggcccagctgtctgtgcagctgtgccagagaccccagccccaggagcGGGGACCCCGGTAGGACCAGCGAGGTGCCgcctttggggaggggaggggaggggaggggaggggggaggctttGTGGTGCTTtggcaggagccagagggggcggggaggtgtgCTGGGTTGGGGACCCCGTGTCCCACCCCCTGGGCATGGGGGGACCCAGCTATGATGCGGTGGCAGCCACTCTGTACCCTTCCCAGCTGGCGGAGCTGCCTGCCCCTCCTGCCCGTGGCTCTGCCCAGCACAGGCCATAGCCCCAGGCCGTGCTgcccaggaggagcaggggtgggggtccccctgcagggggggaggggagaggaccccccccgcccgcactgctgctgggctctgccaggaTCCCTTTCATGCAAACCCTTTAATGAGCCGGGTTGAACCGTCACGGGGTCTTGCCTGGCGCTGCTCAGGGAGGGGTCTGGGGCTGCCGCATGTGCCTGCCCCCCACTGCAGGCATCTGCCAGGGCCCGCGGCCGGAAGCTGCTGCCCCTCTGTGGCGCCAGGTGCAGGATGGAGCGTGGCAAGACGGGCACTGCCCATGGGGGGTGATGGCCCCTCCCATGCCGCCAAGAGCTGCCCCTCAGCCCCGCTGGGGTGTCGCAGGGCAGCGCCCTCTGCCAGCCCGGGAATCAGCCTAGGGCGGGGGGAGACGTGGAGCAAACACCCCTGTGTCCCTGGCTCAAGCACTCGCCCCTgggaatcccccccccccgcccccaggcctgTGTGTGCCAGCTGTTCCTGGTGGCTGGGAGGGCAAATGGTCCCGGGGAAAGATGGGGACCAGGAGTCTGAATAAACCATTGCTGGAAGGAGCCGGTGGCGTGGTATTGTGCCCTCTGTCCCCTCACCCCGCCCTGGCCCGGCGCTCAAGGCAGGGGTAGAGCCaacaatagaacccaggagtcctgactccccgccccccccgccagaACCGACACCTCCCGGCCCAGCAGTGGGGGGAGAAGCCACCCCATTCTTAAACCCCCCGCTGTAAAAGGAAAACGGGAACCCTgagcagctgctcctgggggCCTCTGGGCCATGTGGCTCCCAAGTCCCTGAAGCTGTGGGGGGAGTAGGGGGCTGGGCTGGATGGGGGTGgcagggcccagcccagcccccaaccctggCTCTCcgtgtctcccccctccccccaccagagcACAAGAAGGAGGCAGAAGTTACAGGGCTTGGCCCCCTCGGCTCCCCCTGGGCAGCCCCTGGCCCTCCCGGTGCCCGCACACCACCCCCACGTCCTCGCTGTGGGCACAGTTGTGCTGCCCGGGGGGGGCGCTCCGGCACTCCAGCAGGCTGCGCTCTGAGCCCTGGCACCGCACGTCGTCCAGCAGGATGGGCAGCGCGGCCCCTTGCCCGAACTCCGCCCGGCGGGCCACCCTCCGCACCTGCCCGTAGCCCAGCTGCCGGCACACCACAGTGGCCGCCCGCCCGTCGAAGAAATCGTCGCAGACTGTGCCCCACTGGCCCCCCACCAGGATCTCCAGCCGGCCCCGCCCGGGCCCTGCGCCCCTGTGCACCAGCCGCACTGTGCCAGGGGGCAGCTGCCGGGCGGGGCCCTTTGCACCCAGCCGCCTCCGGGGCCCCATCTTCCTGGGGTGGTGCCCAGCCTCCTGCCTGGGGGGTTGAGGGGTGGCAGGGGATGGCAAAGttgtggggggcagctgggggttGGGGACTGGAGAGGGTGACCCTGTGCTGGGGGGCCAGTGGGGGCTGGATGCTGGGTGGGTTGTGGGGGGCGGCCCCATGCTGGGCTggaggtgggtgctgggggaaagggggaggttgtgggctgggtggggtggccttgtgctggggtggaggtgggggctaGAGGAAAGGGGGGGGTTGTGGGTTGGAGGGGGTGGCCTTGTGCGGGGGGGCCAGTAGGCGCGGCTCCGTGGGCTGCTGTTGGCCCCCAGGcgctccagcagctgctggtaccagttgggggtggtggggggcaggctcGGCCCTGGCCGGGGTGTGGGAAATACCTGCAGCACCCCAGAGTCCGGGTGCGCTGGGGGCCTGGCAGCtacagctgggctgggcagggccgaGGGCactgcagggggctctgggcctggGTAGGGGGGGCTGAGGCCTGGGGGGCGGGTGACAGGCACCATGGGGGGTCCAGCTGTGCCTGTCGGTTCTGAGCCGGTGCCAAGTGGTGGGGTGGTCCCTGTGGGCAGCGGGGCCGGTGTGATGAATTCTGAaacaggaaaggggaggggggcttGTTTGGGATACAGCTCTGCCCCCCGGATTGCCTCACCCCCGACACGTTTATCCCCCATATAGAGAAGAACACACGGGCAGAACTGCCCCTCGCAGTGAGTCGGCgccaatagaacccaggagtcctagctcccccaccccacctgtgcTAACCCATggtccccactccactcccagcaCCCCGCTgcccccctgccacaccccaatgTCCCAGCAGCTCTCCAGAGCCCTCAGCCAGCTGCAGTGGTGACCTACGGCCCCCagtgtccccctgccccacacactcaCTCTGTGATGGGCGGAAGTGGACCAGCTTCCCTTGGACGGGGACGGGCACAGGGCTGATCCTGCACTGTCCAGGGGACGCCCGCCTGTGGGGAGAGATGCCTGTTATGGGGGCACAGGGGCCAGGGCCCatgcacagcccccaccccacaccctggGAGCCAGCCAAGCTGCGTCGGACCGAGACGGGGCAACTCCTTGCCCATAAAGCTGCCAGGGCCAGCGGGCAAAGGGGTGGAACAGTGGGTACCTGGAGGGGTCCACAATCTGGTACAAGATCCCGGCTGGCACTGCTGCACTAGGGATGGCCGTGGAGAGGAAATACAGCTCACCTGCGGGGACAGCGGGGTTAGTGACTGGCCACCAAGTGCTCCCATCAGGCGCAactgggtaaactgaggcacaggagggtGGGACCTGCCCAAGGCCACAAGCGAGAGGCAGCAacgagaatagaacccaggcgtcctggctcccagaagcaCCCTTCCACTCTCCCACCTGGACCCCAgacccctcccagcactgggatgagaacccaggtgtcctggctcccagcagcacCCCATCCACTCTCACCCCTGGACTCCAGACTCAGCGCTGggatgagaacccaggagtcctggctcccagccccccacccccactctcctcactggaccccagacccctcccagcactgggatgagaacccaggcgtcctggtgGAGCCATGGCTCTAGGCTGCCTGGGTCCTGGGCCCCGGCGCGTCCTGGGCCAGGCCTGCCTGGGCCCCCCAACCCGCTCACCGGCCTCGTCCTCGGCGAAGGAGATGATGTGGGGCACGTAGTGGTTGAGGAGGCCGGGGAAGGCGCAGGTCTGGCCCTGGCCGGCGCACAGCTCCTTGTAGTGCCAGCCCCCGGAGCCAGCCTCCTCCCGCAGCGACATCAGGCGTCTGGGGGAGACGGAGCCGTGGGGATGGGGTGGgctgtgccccaccccacccaccggTGCCATGGGGGGGCTGTACCCACTCCCTTCCATAGGAGCCAGGGAGACATTGTATTGCTCCCCCGGCcacattccccaccccacacatccCCCCCAAGGCAGAGTcttcccggggcgggggggcatctGGACAGGGAGATGCCCTGAGCGCAGCTAGAGGGCAGCCCCATAGTCCCTCTGGGCCATGGCTAGTCCTGTTGCCATGGCCATGTGCCCGCACAGCCCCCCATGGGTCACCAGCAGGGTGTGAACCCCCCCTTCACCCCACAGTGTGCTACCGGAGCGCTCCCACGAGCCTGCAGCAGTAGCAGGCTGTTCTCCCTGAGCCCGGCTGAGCTCGCCGGCCCCAGGGGCCCAACCTACCCGCTCATGAAGTCCCCAAAGATGTAGCGGCCCCGCAGGTTGGGGCTGTGGCAGCCACGGTACACGTAGCCCCCCGTCACCGAGCGCCCCAGCTGGTGCGAATAGGCGAATATGGGGGGGACGTCGTCTGCAAGACACGGCACGAGCGCAGCTCAGCTGGGGATCGGGGGCAGCAACCCCCCGGCTGGACGCAGcctccctctcccgcccccaaGGTGCTGGCACCGCGGTCCCCTGACCTGGGTGGAGACAGTGCCCCCCcggaggggacaggccccgtgccccactccccaccccccggaggggacaggccccgtgccccactccccaccccctggaggGGACAGGCCTGTTGGACCATGGCGCCtccagaggggacaggccccgtgccccactCCCCGGAGAGGACAGGCATGTTGGGCCATGGCGCCCCcggaggggacaggccccatgccccactccccaccaccCCGGAGGGGACAGGCCTGTTGGACCATGGCGCCtccagaggggacaggccccgtgccccactccctagaggggacaggcatGTTGGGCCATGGCGCCCCCGGAGGGagacaggccccgtgccccactccccagaggggacaggccccgtgccccactCCCCAGAGGGGACAGGCATGTTGGGCCATGGCGCCCCCAGAagggacaggccccgtgccccactccccgccccccggaGAGGACAGGCCCGTGGGGCCCCGGCGCCCCCCGGCGCGAGGCGGCCGTACCGAGCGAGGCATTGGCACACAGCACCGGGTCGTAGCAGGCAAACCCTTCCTTCGCCCGCCAGCCATAGTTGGCAGCCGGCGCGATGAGGTCCACCTCCTCGTACTTGTTCTGCCCCACGTCCCCGCAGAGGATGCGCCCGCGCCCGGCGCCGCTCACGGGGTCGCCCCTGTCCACGGAGCAACGCCACATGTTCCGCACCCCGTAGGCGTAGACCTCGGGCCGGGCCCCGGGCTGCCCCACGAAGGGGTTGTCGGGCGGGATGCGGTACGGGGGGCCCCCGGCCCCGGGCTCCACGTCGATCCGCAGCACCTTGCCCAGCAGGGACGacctgggagggaggcagggagccgGGAACAGACACggcaggggctgggccggggggttCAGGGCCCTGGGGTGCGGGGGGAAATCAGGGTTTTGGGGGCGCTGCCTGCCCCACACGGTGCCAGCCGGTCTGCGCTTTGGCCACCAGGTGGCAGAAGGGAGCCAAATTCTCACATATCAAGGCCCTGCCCGCCCCAATTTCGTGCAAGGGGGCATCTCCCCCAACACCCCATGCCGCCCCCTGGGGCCCCCCAACACCCCATGCTGGTCCCAGGGCCCCCCAACGCCCCATGCTGGCCCCAGGGGCCCCCAACGCCGCCCCGGCTCTCACTTGTTCTGGGCGTTGCCGAAGGCGCCAAAGGGGTCCCCCGCTCGCCCCCCGTCCCCTGTGAAGATGTAGAGCAGCTCGTCGGCCCCAAACAGCAGCTGCCCCCCGTTGTGGTTCGACGCAGGCTCCAGCACCTCCAGGAGGATCCTGCAGGTGAGAGGAGCCGGGTGAAGTGAGGGGGGGGCACCCCAAACCAGTGGGGCAGATGGAGCGGGGAGGCAGGAGCTACGTGACAGGGGGGCTGGCTCAGAAGTGGAGGGGACCAGGGCTAGTGGGTGAAAGTGcgggggtgggctgggagcccggacacctgggttcaaccCCTGGCTCCGAGAAGGGAGTAGGGGCTgggggcccggacgcctgggttctaccCCAGGAGTGCCCAGGCGGGGGCCACTCACCTCTCGGAGCGGGGGTCGGCGGCGTTGGGGTCGTGGGGCGAGACGCGGAACTGGGAGACGCGGATGGTCTCGTGGGGCCCGGCGCGGGCGGAGTAGTAGACGTAGAAGGTGCGGGTGGCATGGAAGCGGGGGTGGAAGGCCAGGCTCAGGAAGCCCCGCTCGTCGCCCGCCCAGGGTGAGGTGAGCACGGCCGCCCGCAGGTCCAGGAAGGGGCGCACGGCCCGCGAGCCGTTGGCCTGGAAGACCCAGACGCAGCCCCGCTGCTCGGCCACGAAGAAGCGGTGGGAGCCGTCCCCGGCGTGCACCATGGCCACGGGGTTCCGCAGCCCGTTGGCCACCTCCCGCAGGcagagctgcaggcagccgtgggcaccctcctgcacctggcccagcccctggCTCAGCGCCGCGCTGCCCACCACCGCCGGGTAGCAGTAGCTGGGGTCGCCCAGCTCCAGGGCGCCGCAGAAGCGGGCGTGGTCGCTCTCCAGCGCCAGGCTGGCAGGGTCCTCGGTGAGGAGGCTCAGCACAGAGCGGCACCGGAGCCAGAAGGCCGCGCAGTACGCGGGGCACAGGCCGGGCAGCGTCCGCACCGGGGAGCTCATGTCCTCCGCATCGTACAAGTGGGCAGCGTAGGGCGAGCACTCCtgcggggcaggggaagggggttagctggaacccaggagtccgggctcccagcctcccctgccctaAGCCACCAGagcccagtcccctcccagaaccagggatagaacccaggagtccggctcCTAGCCCCCTGGGTTGCAGGGCCGTGTTACCCCCTGCCTAAGGTCAGCTTTGGGAAGGGACGGGGCCGGGGGTTCAGGACTCCAGGGTTGTGTTCATGCCGGGCCTGCCGAGACCAGaactccagggggtggggggttggggacaGGCTGGGAATGGGCCCATGTAAGaccctccccgtccccccgcaATGTGTAGCCTCCAGCTGGAGCTGCCGGGTGAGGTCACCCATGTCCCAGCCTAGACAGGATGTGGTGAGGGCTGGGCCACTGCCCGGAGCCGTCTGGAGCCACGGGGAGGGGGTGCCAAGGGCACCCAGCTGGGCACGTGCCCCACGGAGCTGCTGGGGTCCCCCCGGCTCCCTCTCCGGGCACGTGGGGCAGGAGCCTGATGCGGCCTGGTGCCTGGAGCTGTACGTGCCCCCCCTCAccaggagcccagggcagctgggcgAGGCACATCTGGGGAACCTGGGCCCCCAGGCTGGGAGCTTGGGGACTCCCCCAGtgcccctctggcccccccatGCAGTCAGTGCCGACAGGGCTGCCCAGGCTAATGGGGGGCAAGAGAACGGGGCCCCCAGGGTTCCTCCATGCCTGTATGTGGGGGTGAAACAGGAGAGGGGCTGAGTTCCCTtgaccccccccatcccactgtcctgctatgccaccagccccagagcacccctgCAACAGCCTGTGCCCCCCAGCCGGGCTGCCtggcctgtgccccccccccagccgggcAGCCTGGCCTGTGGCCCCCCCCAGCCGGGCTGCCtggcctgtgccccccccccagccgggcAGCCTGGCCTGTGCCCCCCCCAGCCGGGCAGCCTGGCCTGTGGTCCCCACTCACCTGGCACAGCAGGTCACGCAGGAAGGGCCCGCAGCTCCGCAGGCCGGCAGGGGCCAGGAAGGTGCCCAGCACCTGGAACCTGGCGCTTAGCTGGGCGTCCCGCTGGCCGTCGCAGCAGCCGAAGGCCGAGTACTCGGGGCAGaaggccaggggctgggggggctggaagGGCGGCTTGTAGTCcaggcactgggggtgggggaggacccAAGGGtcctggcccagcagcagcagcagggcccccAGTGCTGTGGCCCCGGGCCCCATGGCAGTGCCCTGcgtggggggctcagggcggcTCTGCCCGCGCCGGCTGGGAACACGTGTGCAGGGGAGCCGGGGCCAGGCCTGGGCCACGTCCCCCCGCCCCGCTGACGGGGCAGCTGTAATAGCAGGGTGAGCCTGGCGGGAGGCGCGGGAGGGGGGAGCATTAACCCCGCGCGCCCCTGCCCGCTGCacgttggggctggctgggcctggggagaggggtgctgGGGGCTCCACAGAGCGTCGAGAGCAATCCCTGCTTGGAGGGAGTGGGGTGCTGGGGttaatggggggcggggctgggagccaggactcctgggttctatccctgctctgggaggggagtggggttagAGTGGGGGTTGggaacaggactcctgggttctatccctg is drawn from Eretmochelys imbricata isolate rEreImb1 chromosome 23, rEreImb1.hap1, whole genome shotgun sequence and contains these coding sequences:
- the KCNK6 gene encoding potassium channel subfamily K member 6 isoform X2, with translation MNRCAVLGLCLLGYAGYLLLGALLVSAIERPYESRLRAELRSLKAAFLRASPCLNESALERFLERVLSANRYGVSVLRNGSAGASSWDFASAFFFSSTLVTTVGYGYTTPLSDSGKAFCIFYALLGVPFTMLVLTATVQRLARLFVHRPLEYLQLRSGYSPRALARAHFLLLLLAVLAAFFLLPAAIFSALEETWSYLDAFYFCFISLCTVGLGDYVPGEQPGQKLRAFYKVSVTVYLLLGLMAVLLVLQTFHKAADLHGLTDLFLLPAARRGDQEPILQPEGPPEEPAQGEKPPPASAQLNTGSRANYASISR
- the KCNK6 gene encoding potassium channel subfamily K member 6 isoform X1, with the protein product MNRCAVLGLCLLGYAGYLLLGALLVSAIERPYESRLRAELRSLKAAFLRASPCLNESALERFLERVLSANRYGVSVLRNGSAGASSWDFASAFFFSSTLVTTVGYGYTTPLSDSGKAFCIFYALLGVPFTMLVLTATVQRLARLFVHRPLEYLQLRSGYSPRALARAHFLLLLLAVLAAFFLLPAAIFSALEETWSYLDAFYFCFISLCTVGLGDYVPGEQPGQKLRAFYKVSVTDLPQGGRPARPHRPLPAAGRSPRRPGAHPAARGAAGGAGPGREAATCQRPAQHGQPSQLRLHQPIASALPAEGAAEGAAFPGQLPAGTVPAADAAPVRTLRGELAQGFNKRAPVFRGRSPGFIAGQVAGTCPVSQTHPRHAGDPGPWSRLWGPSLGQPPRRRGLWLTKGVKVTGCVWG
- the LOC144279248 gene encoding HHIP-like protein 1 yields the protein MGPGATALGALLLLLGQDPWVLPHPQCLDYKPPFQPPQPLAFCPEYSAFGCCDGQRDAQLSARFQVLGTFLAPAGLRSCGPFLRDLLCQECSPYAAHLYDAEDMSSPVRTLPGLCPAYCAAFWLRCRSVLSLLTEDPASLALESDHARFCGALELGDPSYCYPAVVGSAALSQGLGQVQEGAHGCLQLCLREVANGLRNPVAMVHAGDGSHRFFVAEQRGCVWVFQANGSRAVRPFLDLRAAVLTSPWAGDERGFLSLAFHPRFHATRTFYVYYSARAGPHETIRVSQFRVSPHDPNAADPRSERILLEVLEPASNHNGGQLLFGADELLYIFTGDGGRAGDPFGAFGNAQNKSSLLGKVLRIDVEPGAGGPPYRIPPDNPFVGQPGARPEVYAYGVRNMWRCSVDRGDPVSGAGRGRILCGDVGQNKYEEVDLIAPAANYGWRAKEGFACYDPVLCANASLDDVPPIFAYSHQLGRSVTGGYVYRGCHSPNLRGRYIFGDFMSGRLMSLREEAGSGGWHYKELCAGQGQTCAFPGLLNHYVPHIISFAEDEAGELYFLSTAIPSAAVPAGILYQIVDPSRRASPGQCRISPVPVPVQGKLVHFRPSQKFITPAPLPTGTTPPLGTGSEPTGTAGPPMVPVTRPPGLSPPYPGPEPPAVPSALPSPAVAARPPAHPDSGVLQVFPTPRPGPSLPPTTPNWYQQLLERLGANSSPRSRAYWQEAGHHPRKMGPRRRLGAKGPARQLPPGTVRLVHRGAGPGRGRLEILVGGQWGTVCDDFFDGRAATVVCRQLGYGQVRRVARRAEFGQGAALPILLDDVRCQGSERSLLECRSAPPGQHNCAHSEDVGVVCGHREGQGLPRGSRGGQAL